The Tolypothrix sp. PCC 7712 region GATAAGACAAATTAATATTATGGTAGCCATGATTCTATAACCTGACAAGCAGTTACTAAACCTTTATCTTCCCTAATTTTGGCACCTATTACCTGAGTATTTTGCTTGACTTCATCGTTTAGTACTTTTGTTTCGAGAACCCTAGCTAAACCATCGGGGGTTAATTTGTGTGGATGCATTGCTGTGCCAACTTTTAAAGACAGAACTCGCTTGGCATTAAAAAATTGGTCGTTGCCTAGGGGTTCTACAAGCATGGGACAATCATTTCGTAATGCCCTGGCTATTGTACCTACACCACCATGATGTATGAAAGCAGCTGCATGAGAAAGTAGCCAATCTTGCGGCATAAATTCAGTAAACATCACAGATTCGCGATTTATATCATTAGGCAATAGGGTTTCATTAAAATTAGCCCAACCTCGTTGAACTACAATTCTTCGCCCCAATATTGCAGCAGCATGAACATGAACTTCTAAGACGGATTTTGGATTAGTTACGGGAATACTGCTAAAAGATAAGACTAAAGGTTTTGGTGATGTTTCCACAAACTCTTGTAACTGCTCGTCAGGTTGCCAGTTCTGCCAATCTGGATTTTCATAAAACCAAAAGCCAGTTTGTTTATAGTGGGAATTTTCCAGAGTCGGTTGAGAAAAATGAGAACTAGAGCCTAATATTGCATGTTCTGTTTTATGATACTCGAGCCAGTTGATTTCCTCTACTTCTAACTTGGTAAAAACTTCTTTTAAAATTGGCAAAAATAATGATACAACTTCTGACCTATTACTAATGTTGTGGTGTCCTATTTCTGAACATTGAAAAGCTGGTGTAACTGAAGCTGCAACCCAAGGAGTTCCTATTTTTTTCTCAATCATAGCTCCCAATAGTTGCCGTTGTAATCCACAAATTAATAAATCGGCATCTTTACAGGCTGCTAATAAGGCTTGAAAAACGACAGGAATTTCGTGTTGTAGGTAATCAACCATTTTATCGTATCTTTCTTGACCCGATGTTGAAGGTGGCTGCCATCCATCCCAATCTGCCGCATCTTTTCGTGCTTCCTCTTCTACTAAGTCTTTACCACAACAGATTGCTTCTAACCCTGCTTTGGTTATATGAGACCTCATAGATTCCCTAAACGCCATGCGAACTTTATGTCCCCTAGCTTGTAAAGCTTCTCCTAGAGCTATATAAGGTAAATGGTCGCCATCTGTTCCTGTACTAGAAATAACAATTGTCGCCATATTTTTCTAAAGTAACTACATCCAAGATGCGATTAAATTACAAGCTGTTTCCAAACCTTTTTCTTCGCCGACTTTGGCACCAAGAGCTTGAGTATTTTCCTTAACTTCATCGGTTAGCACTTTTTTTTCTAACACTTGGGCTAGGTTATCGGGAGTTATTTTGTATGGGCACATGGCTGTACCAACTTTTAATGCCATAACACGCTTGGCATTGAAAAATTGGTCATTACCGTAGGGTTCTACGACCATAGGGCAATTATTCCGTAATGCTCTGGCAATTGTGCCTATACCTCCATGATGAATAATTGCAGCTGCGCGCGAAAACAGCCAATCTTGGGGTATAAAGTCAACAAACATTACTAATTCGCGATCGCAGTCTTCCGGTAATAAGGTTTCATTAAAATTAGCCCACCCCCGGTGAATTAAAATTCTCCGTCCTAACTTGGCAGCAGCTCGTACATGAACTTCTAATACAGCTCGAGCATCTTTGAGTGGTAAACTACTAAAAGATAAAACTAATGGTTTAGATGATTGCTCTACAAATTGTCGCAACTGATCATCAGGTTGCCAATCTTTCCATGTAGGGTCTTCATAAAACCAAAAGCCCGTTTGCTGGTAGTAAGAATTTTCAGAATTGAGTTGAGAAAAATGAGGACTAGAACCTAAGATGGCATGTCCTGTTCTAGTATGCTCCAGCCAGTCCATCTCTAGCACCCCTAAATCCTTATAAATCTCCTCTAAGGTCGCTGTACAGAAGCGCATAATTTGCATTTTATTACCTAACTGATTACCAGAATCTGCACACTGGTCAGCTGGTGCAACAGAGGTAGCAACCCAAGGAATCCCTAATTTATGCTGAATCATCGTCCCGAACACTTGACGTTGTAACCCACAGATTAAGAGGTCGGCACCAGCACAAGCTGCTAGTAATTGTTCAAAAACAAGAGGAATATCATATTTAAAGAACTTTTGCATTTGCTCAACTCTTTCGGCAAAAGATTTAGAATGAGGGTGCCATTCATCCCAATCTTCTGCTCCCTTTTGCGCCTCTTTTTCTCCCATAGATATGCCACAAGAGACTGCTTCTAATCCTGATTGCAGCACATAATTATGCATAGAATCATTCATAGCCATGCGGACTTTATGCCCTCTTGCTTGTAACGATTCCCCCAGTGCAATATAGGGTAAATGGTCGCCCAAAGTCCCCGAGCTATGAATAACAATTGTTGCCATTTAATATAATAATATCTACTACTAGAATTAATCAGGACTTACGCAAAAATAACGTAACTCCGTCATGACGAGCGATAGCGTTGCGTAGCAAAGAGAGGTAATCTTCCCTAACACTAGGATTGCTTCCCTACATTTCGTTTCGGTCGCAATGACATTATCGGCGTTGTGTAAGTCCTATTAATCAATAATCTGGTTTTGTATAAAAATGATTGCTGATAATAGAATATATGCTACATGTAGAGACCCAATTTAATCGAGTCTCTACAGGGTTTTAAGCATTATACATGTAATTTATGCAGCTAAAATTTGCTGTAATTTCCAATCAAGGTTTGAAGGAAATTTTGAAAGGTTTAGCAGAACGAGCAATGAGTGTAATTGTGAAATAACTTTCTAAGGGAATTGCAAAGACATGTTCATAGGTTTATTGTTGAATTTTTCATTACTTAAAGAAGTACCTTTGGCACCGTCAAAACTTGTGAACATATTGTCATTTTGTTTTAATATATTTGATTGGGATTGGTCTAGAAGCAGACTATCACCAGATGCTTCTAGGGTACCACCTGCTTGTGCGTCTAATTCCTCTTCAGATAGTTCACCATCTTCCAAATATTCTGCTGAATTAATTTTGTTTTCAGACATAATTACCTCTATTTTTTATGTTGAGTTTTATGGTAAGCTGTTCCAGATTTAACTTGCATATATTGGGCGGGCAAGATGCCCAACACCACTTGCTACAACGAGGAGGCAGCCGCGTGGGCGGGTTTCCCGACTTGAGCGGACTGCCGTGGGAACCCCTTCGGGTGAATCCTTCGGATACGCTACGCGAGCGGCAGTCCACTCGGCGGCATAGCCGCACGTGTGGCTGCACTCACCGCGCAACACAGTGGCTCCCCCACAAGAAATATATAATTTCAGATTATGCAAACTAGATTTGGTTTAGCTTAACAATCATAATCAAAGCTGCTTAGAGCTAATAGCAGTGTATATACTGCTTTTTCTATTTATTTAGGATTTACAAAATTTTCAAAATTAGTGCCATTGCATCTGACTTTTCATAGGCTTCAAGACTTCTCCCCCGACCCCTCTCTTTTACAAAGTTTCCATATTTAAACCATCTGTCGTGACATTAATTCGATAAATATTCCCTTTTGTGCCATTAATTCCTCAAAATTTCCTACCTGCATTACTTGTCCTGCGGCAATTACATAAATTCGGTCGGCATTGCGAATTGTACTCAAACGGTGAGCAATAACGATTCGCGTTACATTCAACTGTTCTAAACTTTCACTGACGATCGCTTGGGTATTATTATCTAAAGCACTTGTAGCTTCATCAAATATTAAAATTTTTGGTTTTAGTACCAAAGAACGAGCAATTAATAAACGCTGACGCTGTCCACCAGATAGGTTTGTTCCACCTTCGGAAATTACTGTGTGCATCCCCATTGGCATTTGTTGGATATCAGGAGCAAAACCAGCCATTTTCGCCGCTTCCCAGACTTCATCCATTGTCACTAACGCCCCACTAGAGATATTTTCAAAGATGGAAGCGCTGCTGATCCGACCATTTTGCAAAACTACACCTAACTGTCGCCGTACCGCAGCGACATCTAATCCAGACAAATCTTGACCATCGTAGTAAATTGTTCCTTCTTCTGGCTCTTCAAAACCCAGTAATAAGCGCACAGTGGTTGATTTGCCACTACCACTAGGGCCGACGACAGCTATAAATTCTCCTGGTTTAGCTTCTATAGTTACTTTATCAAGGGTTAACGGCCCATCTGCTCGGTAGCGAAAGCTCACCCGGTCTAATTTCACCCCACCACTCAAACGACCTGGGTCGGTTTTACTATCATCAACTTCGGGAGGTGCTTCTAAAATCGGTTTTGCACGTTCCCACAATACAGAAACTTCCGAAACCTGAATAATTGAGTTACTGAAACTGGTTGCACCACCAACAAACGTAGCAAAGGCAGCATTGAAAGCCAGGAAATTCCCCGTGGTAAATGCTACGGCACCACCTTGTGCCGTAGATTGAGTAATTAAGGAGATAGTTACAAAATAAATCACAATTGAACTCATACCAGGCAGAATGCTATTAAAAAAAGTAATGGCATTTTCAATTGCTTCTGTACTGAGCATTAATTGCAGTTCTTGGCTAAACTTTTTAGACCAGTAGGCAAATGCCCTTTCTTCGGCACCTGATACATACAGCTTAGAAACACCGCCAATTAGCTGCACTGTCAGCCCAAATATTTCACCCTGTATTTCTTGCATCGGCACCATTTTTTGCCGTGACAAAACACCAGCAATATTAGTGACAATTATATTCACTACGGCAACAATGACTGCTATTAATGTTAACTGCGGACTGTAGCTAAACAACAGCCCCAAATTGAGGACAGAAAAGAACGCATTAAAGATTGTGCCTAGCACAGCACCACTGAGGATTTGGTTAATACGGGTAATAGAAGAGACTCTCGATTGCAAGTCTCCTATGGAATATTGGCGAAAGAAAGACACTTGCAACTTGAGTAAGCGATCCCACACAGCCGTTTGGGTTTCTATGTTAGCAAAGGTTCCTAACCTGGATGTGGCGATGGATTGTATAAGTTCAAATCCTATGCTTCC contains the following coding sequences:
- a CDS encoding glycosyltransferase; its protein translation is MATIVISSTGTDGDHLPYIALGEALQARGHKVRMAFRESMRSHITKAGLEAICCGKDLVEEEARKDAADWDGWQPPSTSGQERYDKMVDYLQHEIPVVFQALLAACKDADLLICGLQRQLLGAMIEKKIGTPWVAASVTPAFQCSEIGHHNISNRSEVVSLFLPILKEVFTKLEVEEINWLEYHKTEHAILGSSSHFSQPTLENSHYKQTGFWFYENPDWQNWQPDEQLQEFVETSPKPLVLSFSSIPVTNPKSVLEVHVHAAAILGRRIVVQRGWANFNETLLPNDINRESVMFTEFMPQDWLLSHAAAFIHHGGVGTIARALRNDCPMLVEPLGNDQFFNAKRVLSLKVGTAMHPHKLTPDGLARVLETKVLNDEVKQNTQVIGAKIREDKGLVTACQVIESWLP
- a CDS encoding glycosyltransferase encodes the protein MATIVIHSSGTLGDHLPYIALGESLQARGHKVRMAMNDSMHNYVLQSGLEAVSCGISMGEKEAQKGAEDWDEWHPHSKSFAERVEQMQKFFKYDIPLVFEQLLAACAGADLLICGLQRQVFGTMIQHKLGIPWVATSVAPADQCADSGNQLGNKMQIMRFCTATLEEIYKDLGVLEMDWLEHTRTGHAILGSSPHFSQLNSENSYYQQTGFWFYEDPTWKDWQPDDQLRQFVEQSSKPLVLSFSSLPLKDARAVLEVHVRAAAKLGRRILIHRGWANFNETLLPEDCDRELVMFVDFIPQDWLFSRAAAIIHHGGIGTIARALRNNCPMVVEPYGNDQFFNAKRVMALKVGTAMCPYKITPDNLAQVLEKKVLTDEVKENTQALGAKVGEEKGLETACNLIASWM
- a CDS encoding NHLP bacteriocin export ABC transporter permease/ATPase subunit, coding for MSNLLDPDITSSKHTLQGNNPLVLSYNAVWLVKSGTVAVFAVATLNGVSQGGRRYLFDVEPGSVLFGISPTVEGQSYELIAVAYEETQLLEVDLQQIIYQDDSVSKQTLTEISELVEQWTERCIALFHNTNIAFSSIDSTEIKTPAILLEQLQQFQAEFLVCLHQLHQQEEEAREVQFHHRLKLNQQASDRSIGYLTAIFRPQAAEFLQEGTNLLVAAGSVGRALGIDIRPPASSEDLNRVKDPLEAIARASRIRTRRVILSGMWWKFDCGPLLAYTAETENPIALLPVGSNGYEIFDPEARRRLPLNAQTAQLISPVAFMFYRPFPEKALKALDIVKFATRGRTRDIITLVVMGVVTALLEMLVPQATGILIDHAIPDANRGLIFQIALGLMAVALGSIGFELIQSIATSRLGTFANIETQTAVWDRLLKLQVSFFRQYSIGDLQSRVSSITRINQILSGAVLGTIFNAFFSVLNLGLLFSYSPQLTLIAVIVAVVNIIVTNIAGVLSRQKMVPMQEIQGEIFGLTVQLIGGVSKLYVSGAEERAFAYWSKKFSQELQLMLSTEAIENAITFFNSILPGMSSIVIYFVTISLITQSTAQGGAVAFTTGNFLAFNAAFATFVGGATSFSNSIIQVSEVSVLWERAKPILEAPPEVDDSKTDPGRLSGGVKLDRVSFRYRADGPLTLDKVTIEAKPGEFIAVVGPSGSGKSTTVRLLLGFEEPEEGTIYYDGQDLSGLDVAAVRRQLGVVLQNGRISSASIFENISSGALVTMDEVWEAAKMAGFAPDIQQMPMGMHTVISEGGTNLSGGQRQRLLIARSLVLKPKILIFDEATSALDNNTQAIVSESLEQLNVTRIVIAHRLSTIRNADRIYVIAAGQVMQVGNFEELMAQKGIFIELMSRQMV